The genomic stretch ATATGCAGATAGAAATAAAGAATGCAATTTTCttaaagttttaaatttatcatGTAGTGCCCAAGAACTATATGTGCGATTAAGCTAGTGAGAAGTGCGATGCAGAGCGCCAGAAGAAATTTGACAAGATCAAAAGAAAAAGTCATCATCAAGTTGCACTGTCCCAAAAATTAATCACCAATTCATTATTGTATAAAAACACAAAACCAAGTATATCTCAAAGGTGGTTTTAGTCATTCTAAGCATCACCATCCCAGCGCTAGAATGACCAAAACAACCCCAGTTTCGACTCCTCAGACGACGGTGACAGACGAGATATCTACCACCAACTCATCAAACAATGCATCAAAAACAACAGCTTCCAACTCCAACGCCATCTCCCTAATCTCTCCATCAAAGCATCTCCACTCCTTCGATCCTTCCATGTCTTCCACGTAAGGCTGCCTGTTCCATCCGAGAAGAGCATCGCGTATTAATGCTGTGCTGTTGATCCAGCTCTCTGCTTCTCGCACCATATCTTCGCAGTACCCCTCTCCCCATTGCCTCGACATGATTTTCTCTCTGAAGAAATCCAGCAGAAGCCTGTCTGCCTTGCATGGTGGCATCACTTGTTGCAATAAATCCATTGCCTTTTGCTCTGCTCGCTTCACCTCGTCCTCTTCtagttcttcttcttctctggtGCTTGACACCGAAGAATGAGGCAAAGGAGATTCTGTAGATTCGAAGCGTTTGCTTAGGTTGAGGGGATCCACACCTCCAAACCTCTCAATCTTTGGCTTCCTACTTCCTGTGCATCataatttttaatgaaaaaaatactaaatattttgtgaatttttttaggGGTAGTAGGAAGGTGATCTGACCTTCCATATGTGGGAAAGGAGATGAAACTTCGTCATCATCGAATGGACAATCCAACACCGACACGGGACTGAACTGTTCTTTCTCTTCACTTGCTGACCACTGCTTCTGCTACATGTTCAATATCAACATTAATGTATGAATATGATGTATatacatttaaaaatatatttatttgaattattattacaaaagaaataaaaacatgttAACA from Salvia splendens isolate huo1 chromosome 15, SspV2, whole genome shotgun sequence encodes the following:
- the LOC121768225 gene encoding uncharacterized protein LOC121768225 isoform X2 gives rise to the protein MDSKLIKHKAFPKPSLLKDYLMDDMSSCSSNGFKSFPRRQCCPSTVRFLVEINPDQHKKYSIFNKSPSKSAASAFQRVIAAVKRFPFGSPDKPILPSSLSRKILRKTIFWKRNSSHKEIQRLKSFDQLMKEDSPPLDIPTDFNACSSGNSSNFTEVKREEDDVDVEMLKDGNVTTDDSSTGGATESSTEKQWSASEEKEQFSPVSVLDCPFDDDEVSSPFPHMEGSRKPKIERFGGVDPLNLSKRFESTESPLPHSSVSSTREEEELEEDEVKRAEQKAMDLLQQVMPPCKADRLLLDFFREKIMSRQWGEGYCEDMVREAESWINSTALIRDALLGWNRQPYVEDMEGSKEWRCFDGEIREMALELEAVVFDALFDELVVDISSVTVV
- the LOC121768225 gene encoding uncharacterized protein LOC121768225 isoform X1 → MDSKLIKHKAFPKPSLLKDYLMDDMSSCSSNGFKSFPRRQCCPSTVRFLVEINPDQHKKYSIFNKSPSKSAASAFQRVIAAVKRFPFGSPDKPILPSSLSRKILRKTIFWKRNSSHKEIQRLKSFDQLMKEDSPPLDIPTDFNACSSGNSSNFTEVKREEDDVDVEMLKDGNVTTDDSSTGGATESSTEQKQWSASEEKEQFSPVSVLDCPFDDDEVSSPFPHMEGSRKPKIERFGGVDPLNLSKRFESTESPLPHSSVSSTREEEELEEDEVKRAEQKAMDLLQQVMPPCKADRLLLDFFREKIMSRQWGEGYCEDMVREAESWINSTALIRDALLGWNRQPYVEDMEGSKEWRCFDGEIREMALELEAVVFDALFDELVVDISSVTVV